The following are encoded together in the Roseobacter denitrificans OCh 114 genome:
- a CDS encoding nitroreductase family protein, which translates to MPDPNPNALDFLLTRRSRPAKTLQAPAPDRAQLRPLLQAAARTPDHGKLEPWRFIVIEKPAMARLAEIAQRRGEALGLDADQITKGRSQFDQGHLAVAVIESPKPSEKIPALEQTYSAGAVCLALLNAALSAGWGANWLSGWPSHDRTFMREAFALADHERIAGLIHIATETSTPPDRPRPDLDTITSWMPE; encoded by the coding sequence ATGCCCGACCCAAACCCCAATGCACTGGACTTTTTGCTGACGCGCCGCTCGAGACCGGCCAAGACCCTGCAGGCCCCCGCGCCGGATCGCGCCCAACTGCGCCCTTTGTTGCAGGCCGCAGCACGCACGCCCGATCATGGCAAACTGGAGCCATGGCGTTTCATTGTGATCGAAAAACCGGCCATGGCGCGTCTGGCAGAGATCGCGCAGCGGCGGGGGGAGGCCTTGGGGCTGGACGCAGATCAGATCACCAAGGGGCGTTCGCAATTCGATCAGGGCCATCTGGCCGTCGCAGTGATCGAAAGCCCGAAACCGTCCGAGAAAATACCCGCCCTTGAACAAACCTATTCCGCCGGGGCGGTTTGCCTTGCCTTGCTGAATGCAGCGTTGTCTGCGGGTTGGGGGGCCAATTGGCTATCGGGCTGGCCCAGTCACGACCGTACCTTCATGCGCGAAGCCTTTGCGCTGGCGGATCACGAACGCATTGCCGGGCTGATCCATATCGCAACCGAAACATCGACGCCTCCCGATCGCCCGCGCCCCGATCTGGACACCATTACATCCTGGATGCCGGAATGA
- a CDS encoding class II histone deacetylase, with product MSTGFFWDEQCFWHAGGNYASTLPIGGLVQPLNATGLPETQEAKRRLKNLMDVTGLSNDLDVRRAPMATREDLLRVHPASYLDEFKRLSDAGGGELGRRTPFATGGYEIASLSAGLVVAAVDAVVSGDLENAYALSRPPGHHCLPDYPNGFCLLANIAIAIEAAQAKGFAKRVVVLDWDVHHGNGTEAIYYDRPDVLTISLHQEGNYPLDTGGIADRGTGDGVGYNLNLPLIAGTGHTGYLHAMDTIVLPQIAAFKPDLIVVACGYDASAIDPLARMLATAETFRKLTERIKTAAQEHCDGRLVLAHEGGYSEVYVPFCGHATLEALSGSDKTAPDPLAETLRVRQPSARFDAFIRGEIDHLASQL from the coding sequence ATGAGCACCGGCTTTTTCTGGGATGAGCAGTGTTTTTGGCATGCAGGCGGAAACTATGCCTCCACCCTGCCGATTGGGGGGCTGGTGCAGCCGCTGAACGCGACCGGCCTGCCCGAAACACAGGAAGCAAAGCGCCGCCTGAAGAACCTGATGGATGTCACCGGCCTGTCGAATGATCTGGATGTGCGCCGCGCGCCAATGGCGACGCGTGAGGATTTGCTGCGCGTGCATCCGGCCTCGTACCTCGATGAGTTCAAACGCCTGTCAGATGCAGGCGGCGGTGAACTTGGCCGACGCACACCCTTTGCCACCGGGGGGTATGAGATCGCGTCGCTTTCTGCCGGGCTGGTTGTCGCCGCTGTTGATGCCGTCGTGAGCGGCGATCTGGAAAACGCCTATGCCCTGTCGCGCCCGCCGGGCCATCACTGCCTGCCCGACTATCCAAACGGGTTTTGCCTGCTGGCCAATATCGCCATCGCCATCGAAGCCGCGCAGGCCAAGGGGTTTGCGAAACGTGTCGTTGTTCTGGACTGGGATGTGCACCACGGCAATGGCACCGAAGCGATCTATTATGACCGCCCGGACGTGCTGACGATCTCTCTGCATCAGGAGGGCAACTACCCGCTCGACACCGGAGGTATCGCTGATCGCGGCACGGGCGATGGTGTGGGCTACAACCTGAATCTGCCCCTCATCGCCGGCACCGGGCATACCGGATACCTACATGCGATGGACACGATCGTTCTGCCACAAATCGCGGCGTTCAAACCCGATCTGATCGTCGTCGCCTGTGGATATGACGCAAGCGCCATTGATCCCCTTGCGCGGATGCTGGCCACGGCGGAGACCTTTCGCAAGCTGACCGAACGCATCAAAACCGCCGCGCAGGAACACTGTGACGGGCGTTTGGTGCTCGCGCATGAAGGCGGCTATTCCGAGGTCTACGTCCCGTTCTGCGGCCATGCCACGCTCGAAGCGCTTTCGGGCAGTGACAAAACAGCCCCCGACCCCTTGGCCGAGACATTGCGCGTGCGCCAACCGAGCGCCCGCTTTGATGCCTTCATCAGGGGTGAAATCGACCATCTGGCCAGCCAACTCTAA
- the trpS gene encoding tryptophan--tRNA ligase: protein MTSPTFAPRVFSGIQPSGGLTLGNYLGAIKRFVAMQDDFPCVYCMVDLHAITVWQDPKDLAHNTRELAAGFIASGISPEKSILINQSQVPEHAQLGWVFNCVARMGWMQRMTQFKDKAGKNAQNASLGLFGYPALMAADILIYHATHVPVGEDQKQHLELTRDIAAKFNHDYGVDFFPLTEPVIEGAATRVMSLRDGSKKMSKSDPSDASRINMTDDADAIARKIRKAKTDPDALPSEIDGLKDRPEARNLVNIYAALNDQTVEDVLADVGGQQFGTFKPQLAELAVSKLSPVSREMARLMDDPAEIDRILAKGAAQAREITAPILHKTYEVMGMVR, encoded by the coding sequence ATGACCAGCCCCACCTTCGCCCCCCGTGTTTTTTCCGGCATCCAGCCTTCGGGCGGTCTGACGCTGGGCAATTACCTCGGCGCGATCAAGCGTTTTGTTGCGATGCAGGATGATTTTCCCTGCGTCTACTGCATGGTGGATTTGCATGCGATCACCGTCTGGCAGGACCCCAAGGACCTTGCGCATAACACGCGCGAATTGGCCGCCGGGTTTATCGCATCGGGCATCAGCCCTGAGAAGTCGATCCTGATCAACCAAAGCCAGGTGCCCGAACATGCGCAACTCGGCTGGGTCTTCAACTGCGTGGCCCGCATGGGCTGGATGCAGCGGATGACGCAATTCAAGGACAAGGCGGGCAAAAACGCGCAGAATGCATCGCTCGGTCTGTTTGGCTATCCGGCGCTGATGGCGGCTGATATCCTGATCTATCATGCAACGCATGTCCCGGTCGGCGAGGATCAGAAGCAGCACCTCGAACTGACACGCGATATTGCTGCCAAGTTCAACCATGACTACGGCGTTGATTTCTTTCCGCTGACCGAACCCGTAATCGAAGGGGCGGCAACCCGGGTCATGTCCCTGCGCGACGGGTCCAAGAAGATGTCGAAATCCGATCCATCGGATGCCAGCCGGATCAATATGACCGATGATGCGGACGCAATTGCGAGGAAGATCCGCAAAGCCAAAACCGATCCGGATGCCCTGCCGTCGGAAATCGACGGGCTGAAAGATCGCCCGGAAGCGCGCAATCTTGTAAACATATACGCAGCCCTGAACGACCAGACCGTCGAAGACGTGCTGGCGGATGTGGGTGGCCAGCAATTCGGGACCTTCAAGCCGCAGTTGGCGGAGCTTGCGGTCTCGAAACTCTCGCCGGTATCGCGGGAAATGGCGCGGCTGATGGATGACCCGGCAGAGATCGACCGCATCCTTGCCAAAGGTGCCGCACAGGCGCGCGAAATCACAGCGCCCATCCTGCACAAAACCTACGAAGTCATGGGCATGGTGCGCTAG
- a CDS encoding rhomboid family intramembrane serine protease produces MNETQNTPPVNPLPPVVMVLCLALVVPEIVFLLGTQGWIGGPEAIGWRLSAVQQYAFSGDIFDWMMTNGRWVPEHLARFVTYAFVHGSFTATLFSAVLMLALGKLVGETMGQVAVLVLYFGGSIFGALIYALFLNDPAWLIGGFPAVYGLIGGYTFLMWQRLADTGGPQFRAFSLIAILLGLQLVFGALFGPTTEWVADLAGFVFGFCASVLLVPGGLARVIYHFRRD; encoded by the coding sequence ATGAACGAGACGCAGAACACACCGCCCGTAAACCCATTGCCCCCTGTTGTCATGGTGTTGTGTCTGGCGCTGGTGGTGCCGGAGATCGTCTTCCTGCTCGGAACGCAGGGTTGGATCGGCGGACCGGAGGCGATTGGATGGCGCCTGAGTGCCGTGCAGCAATATGCTTTCTCGGGGGATATTTTCGACTGGATGATGACAAATGGCCGCTGGGTGCCAGAACACTTGGCCCGCTTTGTCACCTATGCCTTTGTGCACGGCTCGTTTACCGCGACGCTTTTCTCGGCGGTGCTGATGCTCGCTTTGGGCAAGCTCGTGGGCGAAACCATGGGGCAGGTGGCGGTGCTGGTGCTCTACTTTGGCGGCAGCATCTTTGGCGCGCTGATCTATGCGCTGTTTCTGAATGATCCCGCGTGGCTGATCGGCGGCTTTCCGGCGGTCTACGGGCTGATCGGTGGATATACATTTTTGATGTGGCAGCGGCTTGCGGATACAGGCGGGCCGCAATTTCGCGCCTTTAGCCTGATTGCGATTTTGCTGGGTCTGCAGCTTGTTTTCGGCGCCTTGTTCGGCCCCACAACCGAATGGGTCGCGGATCTGGCGGGTTTTGTCTTCGGGTTCTGTGCGTCGGTTTTGCTGGTGCCGGGGGGGCTGGCGCGGGTTATTTATCACTTTCGGCGCGACTAG